A genomic region of Daphnia carinata strain CSIRO-1 chromosome 5, CSIRO_AGI_Dcar_HiC_V3, whole genome shotgun sequence contains the following coding sequences:
- the LOC130696538 gene encoding slit homolog 3 protein-like, translating to MTKMQLKCLVLSLLLVILTSVNGERAVCTEDYTPCTCDSSTGRWDVICDQVPIEQVKSLFNRTTPQDLASFRLTTAFNETNGIPDNLLGNSRASGIIINCLEASYELQINDNAFISSANFTKTVTINGCYLIQQRNFMFLSGFGDMTSLNIYNSRNFTSFLGIPSQSSLYYISILNSRGFENLLDSDAVALPGLRILYLYDNDMNDLAVSNVLKALALSSLESLEELRLYNNRLTRIPAMISSFSKLSQLMMANNKIDLIVTRSLAFYGDVSYLHLGNNNIRTIEPSAFGAHRFGLVYLHQNSLTHFESYVFQVMLEGMVQAGYGSVSLFQNPIECDCHLAWLIYYKRNLLPVIDGGQCSNSTLFTDLNPDALSGCPVFTCPANIDGNFPNPLSCTSYYACSRQDVVLVECPGGLVFNPAYQLCDWPYNVPTCNV from the exons ATGACGAAGATGCAACTGAAATGTCTAGTGCTCAGTCTACTG TTAGTGATACTGACCTCGGTTAACGGGGAGCGAGCTGTTTGCACTGAAGATTACACGCCGTGTACGTGCGATTCGTCGACGGGAAGGTGGGATGTTATTTGCGATCAGGTGCCCATCGAACAAGTTAAATCATTGTTCAATCGCACAACACCTCAAGATCTCGCTTCGTTCAGATTGACGACGGCCTTTAACGAAACGAACGGCATCCCAGATAATTTACTTGGTAATTCACGTGCAAGCGGAATTATAATTAACTGCCTGGAGGCTTCTTACGAGTTGCAAATCAACGACAATGCTTTCATCTCTTCGGCGAATTTCACGAAAACTGTCACGATCAACGGCTGTTATCTCATCCAGCAGCGGAATTTCATGTTCTTGTCCGGCTTCGGAGACATGACCAGCCTTAACATCTACAATTCGAGAAATTTCACCAGTTTTTTGGGCATCCCGTCTCAGTCCAGCTTGTATTACATTTCCATCCTCAATTCTCGTGGATTTGAGAACTTGCTGGACAGCGATGCTGTGGCTTTGCCTGGATTGCGCATTCTCTACTTGTACGACAACGACATGAACGATCTTGCCGTGTCGAATGTTTTGAAAGCCTTGGCGCTGTCTTCGCTCGAATCACTAGAAGAGCTGAGATTGTACAATAATCGATTAACGAGGATCCCAGCAATGATATCGTCCTTCAGTAAACTAAGCCAGTTGATGATGGCAAACAATAAGATTGACTTGATTGTCACACGTTCCTTGGCTTTTTATGGTGACGTCAGCTACCTTCATTTAGGAAACAATAACATCCGAACCATAGAGCCCAGCGCTTTTGGAG CGCACAGGTTTGGCTTGGTTTACCTGCACCAGAACAGTTTGACTCACTTTGAATCTTACGTCTTTCAAGTCATGTTGGAGGGAATGGTGCAAGCTGGCTACGGAAGCGTATCACTGTTCCAAA ATCCCATTGAGTGTGATTGCCACTTGGCTTGGCTGATTTATTACAAACGAAACCTATTGCCCGTCATTGATGGTGGCCAATGCTCCAATTCGACATTGTTTACCGACCTGAATCCGGATGCTTTAAGTGGATGCCCAGTGTTTACGTGTCCCGCAAACATTGACGGCAACTTCCCCAATCCGTTATCCTGCACGTCCTATTACGCGTGCAGCAGGCAAGACGTTGTACTTGTC gaATGTCCGGGTGGTCTCGTCTTTAATCCTGCTTACCAATTGTGTGATTGGCCTTACAACGTGCCGACATGTAACGTTTGA
- the LOC130695807 gene encoding uncharacterized protein LOC130695807 isoform X1: protein MLFILFLVLTMDALIIVRHYTSRDAFVCNDYSPCVCEIYEPYGLVVHCGSAVDDKLSVTALDVSKALNRTKVRHIYWLDLLSLATESESSDIIKIPADLLNGKSVDRIAINCTSMAGPLQLEIHPDAFRSSLHHIGHFEVAGCDLSRLDFDFLADSTRLISLSITRSIRFGGFPAMAFLARLRSLRIYECLDFQYWNQIADRLPLLESLFLDGTQLGDHSVNKLVNSIASSPTGNETLQQLSLWENRLTRIPDNVSSFKRLSYVNLFGNAIRTIPKGSLAFSQDVRVAFLILSKNVLTDIEPGAFHGDFSEALVYLDFNWLTRFDSAVFEDMLQQMSYITSTAGLYVHNNPFVCDDCHLSWLIRDKRHLLKYVHNGRCSNGTLFENLNPRGYDHCLS from the exons ATGCTGTTTATTCTGTTTCTCGTCTTGACCATGGACGCTCTCATTATCGTGCGACATTACACGTCACGCGATGCCTTCGTCTGTAACGATTATTCGCCTTGTGTCTGTGAGATTTACGAACCTTACGGATTGGTTGTGCATTGCGGAAGTGCCGTCGACGACAAGCTATCCGTTACGGCTCTCGACGTTTCCAAAGCTCTCAATCGCACAAAGGTTAGACACATTTATTGGCTAGATTTGCTCTCCTTGGCCACCGAGAGCGAGTCTAGTGACATCATCAAGATACCAGCCGATTTGCTGAATGGCAAAAGCGTCGATCGAATCGCAATCAATTGCACCTCCATGGCTGGCCCTTTGCAATTGGAAATCCATCCGGATGCTTTCCGTTCATCGCTGCATCACATCGGGCATTTCGAAGTGGCTGGATGCGACCTCAGCCGGCTGGATTTCGATTTCCTGGCTGATAGTACTCGATTAATAAGTCTGAGTATTACACGTTCCATTCGTTTTGGAGGATTCCCAGCGATGGCCTTTCTCGCCCGTCTCAGATCGTTGAGAATTTACGAATGCCTCGATTTTCAGTACTGGAATCAAATCGCTGATCGATTGCCTCTGTTGGAATCTCTTTTCTTGGACGGAACTCAGCTAGGAGATCATTCGGTGAATAAACTAGTGAATTCGATTGCCTCATCGCCAACTGGAAACGAAACTCTACAACAACTCAGTTTGTGGGAGAATCGATTGACGCGCATCCCGGACAACGTCAGCTCGTTCAAGAGGCTGAGCTACGTCAATTTGTTCGGAAATGCCATCCGCACAATTCCGAAAGGTTCGCTGGCCTTTAGTCAAGACGTTCGCGTCGCCTTCCTTATCTTGTCTAAAAATGTTCTGACGGACATCGAGCCAGGTGCTTTCCACG GAGATTTCTCGGAAGCTCTCGTTTATCTCGACTTCAATTGGCTGACTCGATTCGATTCGGCCGTTTTCGAAGACATGCTGCAACAAATGAGTTACATCACATCCACGGCGGGCCTTTACGTGCACAACA ATCCATTCGTCTGTGACGATTGCCATCTCTCCTGGTTAATTCGCGACAAGCGACACCTGTTGAAATACGTGCACAACGGCAGGTGCTCTAATGGCACACTGTTCGAGAACTTGAATCCTCGAGGCTACGATCACTGCCTATCGTGA
- the LOC130695961 gene encoding uncharacterized protein LOC130695961, with the protein MHLYWLLCTIFCIFALECHGQQFNSKEEPVKNCGAKFSRQVDVRGSRAQRRDGEIIIADFKRDSFSCAEKPGTLIKHANVRIDLQDPSGGFERNGKRWRNLQVQLNGPRPNGFPSTVATVLLQCDKTFPIRLVRKAFVDSMTKCAMIWLSQ; encoded by the exons atgcatctgTACTGGCTCCTTTGCACCATTTTCTGCATCTTCGCTCTAGAATGCCACGGTCAAC aattcaactCTAAAGAGGAACCCGTGAAGAATTGCGGTGCCAAATTTAGTAGGCAGGTAGATGTCCGTGGCAGCCGAGCGCAGCGCAGGGACGGTGAAATTATTATAGCAGATTTTAAAAGGGATTCATTTTCGTGTGCTGAGAAACCAGGAACACTCATAAAGCACGCAAACGTCCGCATCGACCTGCAAGATCCTTCTGGAGGGTTTGAAAGAAATGGTAAACGATGGCGTAATTTACAGGTGCAGTTGAACGGACCTAGACCCAATGGCTTTCCATCCACGGTGGCCACGGTTCTATTGCAGTGCGATAAAACATTTCCTATTCGCCTCGTACGAAAAGCTTTCGTGGACAGCATGACCAAATGTGCTATGATTTGGCTGAGtcagtaa
- the LOC130695806 gene encoding uncharacterized protein LOC130695806, with the protein MEMQQTCLPHLFCNNQAVPSPRKNMKFSASAAIFLAVCLVYVHADERRVPSHGGHLPLPYRPPSYHVKPHPPKPYRPQPYHPKPQPPLPYHAKPIHPLPYHPKPQHPLPYRPKPQRPTPYKPKPQHPKPQRPSTHRPKPQRPNRPWVMQPQSDNTNININRNENSNEDIIFAELFSQLLANAEDPCLFDTDCFDKKLKTKDIAVEAKANKTQEQEPATPSESADATTNDTEAATTNDVADVATDDSEASFDQAEEEDAFIVESRQEEEDAVVVESRQEAEAEDDGMIMA; encoded by the exons ATGGAAATGCAGCAGACTTGCCTTCCTCATCTCTTCTGCAACAACCAAGCAGTTCCTTCTCCAcgaaaaaacatgaaattctcg GCTTCAGCAGCTATTTTCCTGGCCGTTTGTTTGGTCTATGTTCATGCGGATGAACGTCGTGTTCCGTCGCATGGAGGACATCTACCACTTCCATATCGGCCGCCATCTTACCACGTCAAACCCCATCCCCCCAAGCCCTATCGTCCTCAGCCTTACCATCCCAAGCCCCAACCTCCTTTGCCTTACCATGCTAAGCCCATCCATCCTTTGCCATACCACCCTAAACCCCAACATCCTTTGCCTTACCGTCCAAAGCCCCAACGCCCAACACCTTACAAGCCCAAGCCTCAACATCCCAAGCCTCAACGCCCCTCGACTCACCGCCCAAAGCCTCAGCGCCCCAATCGTCCGTGGGTGATGCAACCCCAATCCGACAACACCAACATCAACATTAACCGCAACGAGAATAGCAATGAGGACATCATCTTTGCCGAACTTTTTTCTCAACTACTCGCCAACGCAGAGGACCCATGTCTTTTTGACACGGACTGCTTCGATaagaaattgaaaactaaAGATATTGCTGTTGAAGCAAAGGCCAACAAGACCCAAGAACAAGAGCCTGCTACCCCCAGCGAGTCCGCCGATGCTACCACCAATGACACTGAGGCTGCTACCACTAATGACGTCGCGGATGTTGCAACCGACGACTCCGAGGCTAGCTTTGATCAGGCTGAAGAAGAGGATGCTTTTATTGTGGAATCAcgccaagaagaagaagatgcagTGGTTGTAGAATCACGCCAAGAAGCGGAAGCAGAAGATGATGGTATGATTATGGCCTAG
- the LOC130696512 gene encoding oplophorus-luciferin 2-monooxygenase non-catalytic subunit-like, which produces MKVQVILSSLVLLIIFTFTTAAIEWSLMRPAIDKAVLPCPEDYSPCYCGDYPTFGLYIVCELVSIDAIVSVFNRTTGSDIFWLQLRPLPDLSTRGVNIPADLLNGKRARAIDLYCPAVVSGDLYRLSIDTYALTSSEDLIEYFYILGCDLSQQTDFNFLTGFNKLMNLYLYGSANIQAFQNLPALPNMVTLSINQCTGLDSIEFPAQSLPKLQQVYMTDNQLDDQSATNILASINSSTSVDTVVVLSLAYNNLTRIPDEVVFFSQLNDLSLSGNRLPLISSSSLALPSPRIQRLALTNVSLNTIEPGALKANVVLADLTRNNLTQFESLVFQPMLEGMITLNGSLSIDSNPFECDCTLAWLIRDNRNLLSVVHGATCSNSTRFEQLNPNGFSECL; this is translated from the exons ATGAAGGTCCAAGTTATTCTCAGCTCTCTAGTCCTCCTG ATCATCTTTACGTTCACGACCGCGGCAATCGAATGGAGTCTCATGCGTCCAGCAATCGACAAAGCTGTGTTACCGTGTCCCGAGGATTATTCCCCGTGTTATTGCGGTGATTACCCCACTTTTGGTCTGTACATTGTCTGTGAATTGGTTTCGATCGACGCCATCGTGTCCGTCTTCAATCGTACAACAGGCTCAGACATTTTCTGGCTTCAATTGAGGCCCTTGCCCGATTTATCAACGCGCGGAGTGAACATTCCGGCCGATTTATTGAATGGAAAACGGGCCAGGGCGATCGACCTCTACTGTCCGGCCGTTGTCAGTGGAGATTTGTATCGGCTGAGCATCGACACGTACGCCCTAACGTCTTCTGAAGATCTCATCGAATATTTTTACATACTCGGATGTGATCTAAGCCAGCAAACGGATTTCAACTTCTTGACTGGATTCAACAAGTTGATGAATTTGTATTTGTACGGCTCGGCAAACATTCAAGCGTTTCAGAATCTACCCGCGTTACCTAACATGGTAACGTTGAGCATTAACCAATGCACGGGATTAGATTCGATCGAGTTCCCAGCGCAGTCTCTTCCCAAGTTGCAGCAAGTCTACATGACGGACAATCAGCTGGACGACCAATCAGCCACGAACATATTAGCGTCTATTAACTCGTCTACGTCGGTCGACACAGTCGTTGTGCTTTCATTAGCTTACAATAATTTAACACGAATTCCGGACGAGGTGGTCTTCTTCAGCCAATTGAACGATTTGAGTTTATCTGGAAATCGATTGCCACTTATTTCATCATCTTCACTTGCATTGCCATCACCGAGGATACAAAGATTGGCATTGACTAATGTTTCTTTAAACACGATTGAGCCCGGAGCCTTGAAAG CAAATGTTGTCCTGGCTGATCTGACGAGAAACAACCTGACGCAATTTGAATCGCTCGTCTTTCAGCCCATGCTTGAAGGCATGATAACGCTGAATGGCAGTCTTTCCATCGATTCAA ATCCGTTTGAATGCGATTGCACTTTGGCTTGGCTGATTCGTGACAACCGCAACTTGCTGTCCGTCGTCCACGGGGCTACGTGTTCGAATTCCACCCGATTCGAACAACTCAATCCAAACGGTTTCAGCGAATGCCTGTAG
- the LOC130695807 gene encoding uncharacterized protein LOC130695807 isoform X2: MLFILFLVLTMDALIIVRHYTSRDAFVCNDYSPCVCEIYEPYGLVVHCGSAVDDKLSVTALDVSKALNRTKVRHIYWLDLLSLATESESSDIIKIPADLLNGKSVDRIAINCTSMAGPLQLEIHPDAFRSSLHHIGHFEVAGCDLSRLDFDFLADSTRLISLSITRSIRFGGFPAMAFLARLRSLRIYECLDFQYWNQIADRLPLLESLFLDGTQLGDHSVNKLVNSIASSPTGNETLQQLSLWENRLTRIPDNVSSFKRLSYVNLFGNAIRTIPKGSLAFSQDVRVAFLILSKNVLTDIEPGAFHVHLVICFQEISRKLSFISTSIG; this comes from the exons ATGCTGTTTATTCTGTTTCTCGTCTTGACCATGGACGCTCTCATTATCGTGCGACATTACACGTCACGCGATGCCTTCGTCTGTAACGATTATTCGCCTTGTGTCTGTGAGATTTACGAACCTTACGGATTGGTTGTGCATTGCGGAAGTGCCGTCGACGACAAGCTATCCGTTACGGCTCTCGACGTTTCCAAAGCTCTCAATCGCACAAAGGTTAGACACATTTATTGGCTAGATTTGCTCTCCTTGGCCACCGAGAGCGAGTCTAGTGACATCATCAAGATACCAGCCGATTTGCTGAATGGCAAAAGCGTCGATCGAATCGCAATCAATTGCACCTCCATGGCTGGCCCTTTGCAATTGGAAATCCATCCGGATGCTTTCCGTTCATCGCTGCATCACATCGGGCATTTCGAAGTGGCTGGATGCGACCTCAGCCGGCTGGATTTCGATTTCCTGGCTGATAGTACTCGATTAATAAGTCTGAGTATTACACGTTCCATTCGTTTTGGAGGATTCCCAGCGATGGCCTTTCTCGCCCGTCTCAGATCGTTGAGAATTTACGAATGCCTCGATTTTCAGTACTGGAATCAAATCGCTGATCGATTGCCTCTGTTGGAATCTCTTTTCTTGGACGGAACTCAGCTAGGAGATCATTCGGTGAATAAACTAGTGAATTCGATTGCCTCATCGCCAACTGGAAACGAAACTCTACAACAACTCAGTTTGTGGGAGAATCGATTGACGCGCATCCCGGACAACGTCAGCTCGTTCAAGAGGCTGAGCTACGTCAATTTGTTCGGAAATGCCATCCGCACAATTCCGAAAGGTTCGCTGGCCTTTAGTCAAGACGTTCGCGTCGCCTTCCTTATCTTGTCTAAAAATGTTCTGACGGACATCGAGCCAGGTGCTTTCCACG TTCATcttgttatttgttttcagGAGATTTCTCGGAAGCTCTCGTTTATCTCGACTTCAATTGGCTGA
- the LOC132087994 gene encoding uncharacterized protein LOC132087994 yields the protein MEIQQTCLPHFFCNNQAVPSPRKNMKFSASAALFLAVCLVYVHADERRVPSHGGHLPLPYRPPSYHVKPHPPKPYRPQPYHPKPQPPLPYHAKPIHPLPYHPKPQHPLPYRPKPQHPTPYKPKPQHPKPQQPSTHRPKPQRPNRPWVMHPQPENTNININRNENSNANIIFADLFSQLLANGEDPCLFDMDCFDKKLKTKDVVVEAKANETEEQKAATIKDTEAAITNDTEVANTSETEDATTNDIEAIINTEAEDAATSDDGASLDQTEQTEEEDAVVVEPRQESEAEEDDGMAMF from the exons ATGGAAATTCAGCAGACTTGCCTTCCTCATTTCTTCTGCAACAACCAAGCGGTTCCTTCTCCAcgaaaaaacatgaaattctCG GCTTCAGCAGCTCTTTTCCTGGCCGTTTGTTTGGTCTATGTTCATGCGGATGAACGTCGTGTTCCGTCGCATGGAGGACATCTACCACTTCCATATCGGCCGCCTTCTTACCACGTCAAACCCCATCCTCCCAAGCCCTATCGTCCTCAGCCTTACCATCCCAAGCCCCAACCTCCTTTGCCTTACCATGCTAAGCCCATCCATCCTTTGCCATACCACCCTAAACCCCAACATCCTTTACCTTACCGTCCAAAGCCCCAACACCCAACACCTTACAAGCCCAAGCCTCAACATCCCAAGCCTCAACAGCCCTCGACTCACCGCCCAAAGCCTCAGCGCCCCAATCGTCCGTGGGTGATGCACCCCCAACCAGAAAACACCAACATCAATATTAATCGCAACGAGAACAGCAATGCAAACATCATCTTTGCAGACCTTTTCTCTCAACTACTCGCCAACGGAGAGGACCCATGTCTTTTTGATATGGACTGCTTCGATaagaaattgaaaactaaagatgttgttgttgaggcAAAGGCCAACGAGACCGAAGAACAAAAGGCTGCTACCATCAAAGACACCGAGGCTGCCATCACCAATGACACCGAGGTTGCCAACACCAGCGAAACCGAAGATGCTACCACCAATGACATTGAGGCTATTATCAACACTGAAGCCGAGGATGCTGCCACTAGTGACGACGGGGCTAGCCTGGATCAAACTGAGCAGACCGAAGAAGAGGATGCCGTCGTTGTGGAACCACGCCAGGAAAGCGAAGCCGAGGAAGACGATGGTATGGCGATGTTTTAA